From Gemmatimonadales bacterium, a single genomic window includes:
- a CDS encoding zinc dependent phospholipase C family protein, which produces MRRLAACLVVAVLLLALVPHDAWAWSPGTHVFIGQSVLANLQFLPGYLAELLQSHPLDFLYGSIAADTSFAKKYAPVGRHSHAWHVGLEIVELAGRAPLRAFGFGYLAHLAADVVAHNFFVPRQLVLTSSTRALGHSYWEGRFDMHVGDAYARTAHEIIARDHADADEHLDRIISPTIFSVGTNRRLFRGMVQLTDWANWRRVVQLAADASRWDLTDRDVERHVGASFNYVMDLFNAGPEAQARRFEPSGSRALAEAKRLRRLALSNGGRKDADRVAEVAEAHFGLRPTNLGYWERYDVVPPWRQAGAA; this is translated from the coding sequence GTGCGGCGCCTCGCGGCGTGCCTGGTCGTGGCGGTGCTCCTCCTCGCGCTCGTGCCGCACGACGCGTGGGCCTGGTCCCCGGGCACGCACGTCTTCATCGGGCAGTCGGTCCTGGCGAACCTGCAGTTCCTCCCGGGCTACCTGGCCGAGCTGCTGCAGAGCCACCCGCTCGACTTCCTCTACGGCTCCATCGCGGCCGACACCTCGTTCGCCAAGAAGTACGCGCCGGTCGGCCGGCACAGCCATGCCTGGCACGTAGGCCTGGAGATCGTGGAGCTGGCCGGCCGTGCGCCGCTCCGGGCGTTCGGCTTCGGCTACCTCGCGCACCTCGCGGCCGACGTCGTCGCGCACAACTTCTTCGTGCCGCGCCAGCTGGTGCTCACCTCGTCCACGCGGGCGCTGGGGCACTCGTACTGGGAGGGGCGCTTCGACATGCACGTCGGCGACGCGTACGCGCGCACCGCGCACGAGATCATCGCGCGCGACCACGCCGACGCCGACGAGCACCTCGACCGCATCATCTCCCCGACGATCTTCAGCGTGGGCACGAACCGCCGGCTGTTCCGCGGGATGGTGCAGCTCACCGATTGGGCCAACTGGCGCCGGGTGGTGCAGCTCGCGGCCGACGCGAGCCGCTGGGACCTCACGGACCGCGACGTGGAGCGGCACGTGGGCGCCTCGTTCAACTACGTGATGGACCTGTTCAACGCCGGGCCCGAGGCGCAGGCGCGGCGCTTCGAGCCCTCGGGGAGCCGCGCGCTCGCCGAGGCGAAGCGGCTGCGGCGCCTGGCGCTCTCCAACGGCGGACGCAAGGACGCCGACCGCGTGGCGGAGGTCGCGGAGGCGCACTTCGGCCTCCGGCCGACCAACCTGGGCTACTGGGAGCGCTACGACGTGGTGCCGCCGTGGCGGCAGGCGGGCGCGGCGTAG
- the gatA gene encoding Asp-tRNA(Asn)/Glu-tRNA(Gln) amidotransferase subunit GatA, producing MSDFRKAARDAAARIAACEAKGAHAFLAWSEAALLEQADALAASPAAAGGALAGEAVAVKDVIADATFPTTCGSKILEGWRSPYEATAVRRLREAGAMVAGKTVCDEFAMGSSTEWSAYGPARNPSDPSRVPGGSSGGSAAAVAAGAVAMALGSETGGSVRQPAAFCGVVGIKPTYGRVSRYGLVAFGSSLDQIGTLGRDVASAARLLAAVSGRDDRDATTLDRVPLGEPGPAAGSLAGTVIGVPREYFPKGLHAGVAAATRRALERLKELGAETREVSLPHTKYAVPTYYIVAPAEASSNLARYDGVRYGLRAGGAADVRAMYRATRGRGFGPEVRRRILLGTYVLSAGYYDAYYGKAQRVREAIRADFARVFASGVHALFTPTTPTPAFKFGENLADPLAMYLSDVFVCTANLAWVPALSLPIGRDEGLPVGGQLVGPMEGESTIVRIAQALERAVDATAEVR from the coding sequence GTGAGCGATTTCCGGAAGGCGGCGCGGGACGCGGCCGCCCGCATCGCGGCCTGCGAGGCGAAGGGCGCGCACGCCTTCCTCGCCTGGTCCGAGGCGGCGCTGCTCGAGCAGGCGGACGCGCTCGCGGCCTCGCCCGCGGCGGCGGGCGGCGCGCTGGCGGGCGAGGCAGTCGCGGTCAAGGACGTGATCGCCGACGCGACGTTCCCCACCACCTGCGGCTCGAAGATTCTCGAGGGGTGGCGCTCGCCGTACGAGGCCACCGCGGTGCGGCGGTTGCGAGAGGCGGGCGCCATGGTGGCGGGCAAGACCGTGTGCGACGAGTTCGCCATGGGCTCCTCGACCGAGTGGTCGGCCTACGGACCGGCGCGCAACCCGAGCGACCCGTCGCGGGTGCCGGGCGGATCGTCGGGGGGCTCCGCCGCGGCCGTCGCGGCCGGTGCGGTCGCGATGGCCCTGGGATCGGAGACCGGCGGCTCGGTGCGGCAGCCGGCGGCGTTCTGCGGCGTGGTGGGGATCAAGCCCACCTACGGCCGGGTGAGCCGCTACGGGCTGGTGGCCTTCGGCAGCTCGCTCGACCAGATCGGGACGCTGGGGAGGGACGTGGCGAGCGCGGCGCGGCTGCTGGCGGCGGTGAGCGGCCGCGACGACCGCGACGCGACGACGCTGGACCGCGTTCCCCTCGGCGAGCCCGGGCCGGCGGCCGGCTCGCTGGCGGGCACGGTCATCGGCGTGCCCCGCGAGTACTTCCCGAAGGGGCTGCACGCGGGCGTCGCGGCCGCGACGCGCCGGGCCCTCGAGCGGCTGAAGGAGCTGGGGGCCGAGACCCGCGAAGTGTCGCTGCCGCACACGAAGTACGCGGTGCCCACCTACTACATCGTGGCCCCTGCCGAGGCGTCGAGCAACCTGGCGCGCTACGACGGAGTGCGCTACGGGCTGCGGGCGGGCGGGGCGGCCGACGTGCGGGCGATGTACCGCGCCACGCGCGGCCGCGGCTTCGGGCCGGAGGTGCGGCGCCGCATCCTGCTCGGCACCTACGTGCTGAGCGCCGGCTACTACGACGCGTACTACGGCAAGGCGCAGCGGGTGCGCGAGGCGATCCGGGCCGACTTCGCGCGCGTGTTCGCATCCGGCGTCCACGCGCTGTTCACGCCCACGACGCCCACGCCGGCGTTCAAGTTCGGCGAGAACCTCGCCGACCCGCTCGCGATGTACCTCTCCGACGTGTTCGTGTGCACGGCGAACCTGGCGTGGGTGCCGGCCCTGTCGCTGCCGATCGGCCGCGACGAGGGGCTGCCGGTCGGCGGCCAGCTCGTCGGGCCGATGGAGGGGGAGAGCACGATCGTGCGCATCGCGCAGGCGCTGGAACGCGCGGTGGACGCGACGGCGGAGGTCCGGTGA
- the gatB gene encoding Asp-tRNA(Asn)/Glu-tRNA(Gln) amidotransferase subunit GatB — MTWETVVGLEVHVQLLTRSKMFCACSARFGDPPNTNVCPVCLGLPGALPVPNERAVRLAVRAAYALGCTVHGRSIFARKNYFYPDLPKGYQISQFDEPLATGGSLAFASAERGPVTVRIKRLHLEEDAGKSFHDRVPGMTAVDFNRSGVPLVEIVSEPDLRSPAEARAYLAALKQVLRYVEVSDCNMEEGSLRVDANLSIRPAGSAELRTRTEVKNMNSFSGVEHALTVERARQIAATERGERIEQRTMTFDAASGEVRPTRSKEEAQDYRYFPEPDIPPLVLGEAWLATERQALPELPAARRERFERDYGLGSAESAVVTATAAIGDYFESFAARLGKDAGKDAWNWVANDLLSLSEDGETIPISAGLAGEVVGLVKAGQLSRQAARRVLSEMVTTPKNSARETAGRLGLLQVSDSGAIDGWVRETLEAHPAEVARYRSGETKLIGFLVGQVMKRSGGKADPKAVNTALAAALKK, encoded by the coding sequence GTGACCTGGGAAACCGTCGTCGGCCTGGAGGTGCACGTCCAGCTGCTGACGCGCAGCAAGATGTTCTGCGCCTGCTCGGCGCGGTTCGGCGACCCGCCCAACACCAACGTGTGCCCGGTGTGCCTGGGGCTCCCGGGCGCGCTGCCGGTGCCGAACGAGCGGGCCGTGCGGCTGGCGGTGCGCGCGGCGTACGCCCTGGGCTGCACGGTGCACGGCCGCAGCATCTTCGCGCGCAAGAACTACTTCTATCCCGACCTGCCCAAGGGTTACCAGATCAGCCAGTTCGACGAGCCGCTCGCCACAGGCGGGTCGCTGGCCTTCGCCTCGGCGGAGCGCGGGCCGGTGACGGTGCGGATCAAGCGGCTGCACCTCGAGGAGGACGCCGGCAAGTCGTTCCACGACCGGGTGCCGGGGATGACGGCGGTGGACTTCAACCGCTCCGGCGTGCCGCTGGTCGAGATCGTGAGCGAGCCGGACCTGCGCTCGCCGGCGGAGGCGCGCGCGTATCTCGCCGCGCTCAAGCAGGTGCTGCGCTACGTCGAGGTGTCGGACTGCAACATGGAGGAGGGGAGCCTGAGGGTGGACGCGAACCTGTCCATCCGGCCGGCGGGCAGCGCCGAGCTGCGGACGCGCACCGAAGTCAAGAACATGAACTCCTTCTCGGGCGTGGAGCACGCACTGACGGTCGAGCGCGCGCGGCAGATCGCGGCGACCGAGCGGGGCGAGCGCATCGAGCAGCGGACGATGACGTTCGACGCGGCGTCGGGCGAGGTGCGGCCGACGCGCTCCAAGGAGGAAGCCCAAGACTACCGCTACTTCCCCGAGCCGGACATCCCGCCGCTGGTGCTGGGTGAGGCGTGGCTCGCGACGGAGCGGCAGGCGCTGCCGGAGCTGCCGGCGGCGAGGCGGGAGCGGTTCGAGCGGGACTACGGGCTCGGCAGCGCGGAGAGCGCGGTGGTGACGGCGACCGCCGCGATCGGCGACTACTTTGAGTCGTTCGCCGCCAGGCTGGGGAAAGACGCAGGCAAGGACGCCTGGAACTGGGTCGCGAACGATCTGCTCAGCCTGAGCGAGGACGGCGAGACGATCCCGATATCCGCCGGGCTCGCCGGCGAAGTGGTCGGGCTCGTGAAGGCCGGGCAGCTCAGCCGCCAGGCGGCCAGGCGCGTGTTGAGCGAGATGGTCACCACGCCGAAGAACAGCGCCCGCGAGACTGCCGGGCGCCTCGGCCTCCTGCAGGTCTCGGACAGCGGCGCCATCGACGGCTGGGTCCGCGAGACGCTCGAGGCACACCCCGCCGAGGTCGCGCGTTACCGGTCCGGCGAGACCAAGCTGATCGGGTTCCTGGTGGGGCAGGTGATGAAACGGTCCGGCGGGAAGGCGGATCCGAAAGCGGTGAATACGGCACTCGCGGCGGCGCTCAAGAAGTAG